The window GCAAGGTGACATCGTCCATGTGAAGCGCGGTTACGCTCTCAACTACCTGCTGCCGCAAGGCCTGGCCACGATCGCCACGAACCATCACAAGCGGATGGTCGAAAAGCACCGCGCCAAGCTGCAAGAAATCGAGAAGGCTCGCCTCGCGACGCTCCGCCAACTGGCCGACGCCATCGGCAAGCAGAGCATCACGATCGAAGCCAATGCCAACGACGAAGGCCACCTCTACGGCAGCGTGAATGCTCACGAAATCGCCCACGCTCTCAAGCAGGCGCATTTCAACATCACCACCGATCAGGTCCGCCTCGA is drawn from Anatilimnocola floriformis and contains these coding sequences:
- the rplI gene encoding 50S ribosomal protein L9, which produces MTKSALAARGSFQELPKGPHHTVQLLLIQSVDHLGKQGDIVHVKRGYALNYLLPQGLATIATNHHKRMVEKHRAKLQEIEKARLATLRQLADAIGKQSITIEANANDEGHLYGSVNAHEIAHALKQAHFNITTDQVRLEGPLKELGLYTVKIHLHHEINAELKVWVVPTVVTEPAADKKKADKPAEKKPEAAPKAEKK